The region AAGTCCCATATAAGCTTCCAGAGCTGGTCGTATTTTTTGCCGTTTATTGAGACTGGAGTTCCTTTTTCAAAGCCTATCTCAACATATTCAGGTTCGTCTGGTGCATTTTGAGGATTAACAGTTATCTCAAATGCATCTTCAGGAGGCTCCTGCCATATATCCTCAAGGGGTCCTGCCTCAATAGCAACTCCCCAGAGGTTTCTGTCGTAAGAATAAGGTTTTTCTTTTGTTGCTCGGACAGGTATTCCATGTTTTTTTGCATACTCTATCTCTTCATCTCTTGACTTAAATTCCCAGTCCCTTACAGGAGCAAGAACCTCAATATCAGGATCAAGAGCCCATACTGATGTTTCAAACCTTACCTGATCATTTCCTTTTCCTGTTGATCCGTGAGCAACATAATGGGCATCGTATCTGTGGGCAAGCTCAACAAGTTTTTTTGATATAAGAGGTCTTGATAAGGCTGAAAGGAGGGTGTATCTGCCTTCATATAAAGCACCTGCTCTCATCAATGGAAGACAGTAATCCCTTGCAAACTCTTCCTTTATGTCATCAACTATTGCCTCAACAGCTCCTGATGCTTTTGCTTTCTGGGGTATCTCATCAAGTTCCTCACCCTGACCAACATCGGCGGTATATGTTATTACCTCAAAACCTCTATCTGTAAGCCATCTTACTATTACAGATGTGTCAAGTCCTCCAGAATAGGCAAGAATAACTCTCTTTTTCAAAGGTTTACCTCCAATTTTTAGATAAATTATATCAGCTTGTTTTTATAATAGGAACAGCCTAATATTTGTGTATGGAACAGATAATAAAATTGATAAATGAAGGAAAGATAAATCAGGCTTTGGAAGAGGCAAGGAAGCTTCCTTATCCTGATAGAATGCTGGCTGAAGGGATTATAAATTTTCATACAGGAAATAACAGAAAATCAAAAGAGCTTTTAAAAAGATATATAAAGGAAAAACCTGACAACCCTGAAAGCTACTACTATCTGGGGAATATATACCTTGAGGAGAAAAATATAGAAAAGGCTATTAGATATCTTGAAAAGGCTGTGAGGCTGAAACAAAAAGCCGATTACTACAACGATCTTGGTTATGCTTATTTCCTTAAAGGTGATTATAAAAAAGCTATTGAGTATTATGACAGAGCGATAAAAATAAACCCAAATCTATCTGTTACCTACTACAACAAAGCCCTTGCATACAGAAAGATGGGGAATATAAAAGAGGCTATAAAGAACTACTCCAAGGCTATAGCATTAAACCCGGATGATCCTGATTATTACTATAACCTGGGGATAGCATACAGGCTAAATAACGAGCCTCAAAAGGCTATACATTCTTACAAAAAAGCGATACAGCTTGATCCTTATAATGAGAACTACTGGAATAACCTGGGAAATGCTTATTATAACATTGGAGATTACAAAAAAGCTGTTGAGTGTTACAAAAAGGCTGTTGAGATAAACCCTTCGTTTTTTCTGGGCTGGCAAAATCTGGCAAACACTTTCCTTGATATTGGTGAATATGAAAAAGCTGTAAAGGCATTCAAGAAGGCTATAAAAATAGACAAAAGATGTGCAGATTGCTACATGGACATGGGAATAGCACTGAAAGAGCTTGGAAGGTATGATGAGGCTCTGAAAGCCTATGAAAAGGCTGTGGAGATAGATCCTTCACAGAAGGCTATTTTTTTGTATAACAAAGCATGTTTGTATGCATCAAAAGGAGAGATGCAAAAAGCAAAGGATCTTTTAAAGGAAACCTTCAGGCTTGATCCATCGCTAAAAGAATATGCAAAAAGCGACCCAGATGTGATGGATCTTGTGTGAAAATGTTATAATAAATAAAAAAGATATAAGATGGAAGAAAAGAAGCCTGTCAAAAAAGATCAGGAAATAGTTTATTACCAGGAAGATGAGATAGATCTGTATGAGCTGTGGCTCATACTGAAAAAAAGGTGGAAGGTTGTTGTTTCTACACCTCTTATATTTGTTATTACAGCTGTTGTTTATATCTTTATCGCAAAACCGGTTTATACAAGTAGCTTTTTTGTTAAGATACCCAAAAATATAAGTGGTTATATTAAGTATAACGAAAAAGGTGTCTTAAGAATATCACCTGTTTATCTTTTTTCACAGGAAGAAACAATATCTCTAATCAAAAGGTTTA is a window of Persephonella sp. DNA encoding:
- a CDS encoding tetratricopeptide repeat protein, with the protein product MEQIIKLINEGKINQALEEARKLPYPDRMLAEGIINFHTGNNRKSKELLKRYIKEKPDNPESYYYLGNIYLEEKNIEKAIRYLEKAVRLKQKADYYNDLGYAYFLKGDYKKAIEYYDRAIKINPNLSVTYYNKALAYRKMGNIKEAIKNYSKAIALNPDDPDYYYNLGIAYRLNNEPQKAIHSYKKAIQLDPYNENYWNNLGNAYYNIGDYKKAVECYKKAVEINPSFFLGWQNLANTFLDIGEYEKAVKAFKKAIKIDKRCADCYMDMGIALKELGRYDEALKAYEKAVEIDPSQKAIFLYNKACLYASKGEMQKAKDLLKETFRLDPSLKEYAKSDPDVMDLV
- a CDS encoding argininosuccinate synthase, with amino-acid sequence MKKRVILAYSGGLDTSVIVRWLTDRGFEVITYTADVGQGEELDEIPQKAKASGAVEAIVDDIKEEFARDYCLPLMRAGALYEGRYTLLSALSRPLISKKLVELAHRYDAHYVAHGSTGKGNDQVRFETSVWALDPDIEVLAPVRDWEFKSRDEEIEYAKKHGIPVRATKEKPYSYDRNLWGVAIEAGPLEDIWQEPPEDAFEITVNPQNAPDEPEYVEIGFEKGTPVSINGKKYDQLWKLIWDLNEIAGKHGFGRIDMVENRLVGIKSREVYESPAGLLLIKAYDEIESLVLDRFTYHYKLTHIAQPYADLVYNGLWFSKLREALDAFTNEIAQLVNGVVRFKLYKGNAQIVG